Proteins from a single region of Anastrepha ludens isolate Willacy chromosome 5, idAnaLude1.1, whole genome shotgun sequence:
- the LOC128864363 gene encoding phospholipase A1-like encodes MAVSTSKVLELLLLLLPLLVCTTKCVSAAILAPMRDVAPNEDIGSNVLANLELEAYYERQQQRDMSQTFNMDEELEDESEDDEFCVWHKCDNDLREPRGFKKYFDFSFLKKFMSHLNPFGMSRMNMNFYLFKQDFPDCGRELRINDKREDILGAGFNPRHQTRIIIHGWMSQSRGSFNRDVKNAYLKRGDYNVIVVDWSASATNVNYFAVVKMIEGFGAQVARFTQHLKRTVNADYDDMYLIGHSLGAQIAGAAGKLIKPARYNTIFALDPAGPKFRHRSAEFRIDPSDAKYVESIQTSGNLGFLEPTGNATFYPNYGLYQRSCYYVGCSHIRAYKMFAESIITDVGFWGTRCERREPEWECNEKAPSNDLYRMGGEPVQEKSGIFYVKTNKSAPFALGRNWQDAE; translated from the exons ATGGCTGTTAGTACTAGCAAAGTTTTggagttgctgctgctgttattgCCACTGCTAGTTTGTACTACTAAGTGCG TCTCAGCAGCGATTTTAGCGCCCATGCGTGACGTGGCGCCCAACGAAGACATCGGCAGCAATGTGCTCGCAAATCTCGAATTGGAGGCCTATTATGAGCGACAACAGCAGCGCGATATGAGTCAAACCTTCAACATGGACGAGGAACTCGAGGACGAAAGTGAAGACGATGAATTCTGTGTGTGGCATAAATGTGATAACGATCTGCGCGAGCCACGTGGCTTCAAGAAATACTTTGACTTCTCATTCCTGAAGAAATTCATGAGCCACTTAAATCCCTTCGGCATGTCGCGCATGAACATGAACTTCTATCTTTTCAAACAGGACTTTCCCGATTGTGGGCGCGAGCTGCGCATAAACGATAAGCGCGAAGATATCCTGGGTGCAGGTTTTAATCCCAGACACCAAACACG CATCATCATTCACGGCTGGATGAGTCAATCTCGCGGCTCCTTCAATCGCGACGTTAAAAATGCCTACCTCAAACGCGGCGACTACAACGTAATTGTTGTCGATTGGAGTGCCAGCGCTACCAATGTCAATTACTTTGCGGTCGTCAAAATGATTGAAGGCTTTGGCGCACAAGTGGCACGCTTCACGCAACACCTCAAGCGCACCGTTAACGCCGATTATGATGATATGTACTTGATTGGTCACTCGCTTGGCGCGCAAATCGCTGGTGCTGCGGGCAAGCTCATTAAACCGGCGCGTTACAACACCATCTTTGCATTAGATCCGGCTGGTCCGAAATTCCGTCATCGCAGTGCCGAATTTCGCATTGATCCTTCCGATGCCAAGTACGTCGAATCTATACAGACAAGCGGCAATTTGGGCTTCCTCGAACCGACCGGTAATGCCACCTTCTACCCAAACTATGGATTATACCAGCGTAGTTGCTACTATGTGGGCTGCTCGCACATACGCGCCTACAAAATGTTTGCCGAATCCATTATAACCGATGTGGGTTTCTGGGGTACGCGCTGTGAACGTCGTGAGCCGGAATGGGAGTGCAATGAAAAGGCGCCTTCGAATGATTTGTATCGCATGGGGGGAGAGCCAGTGCAAGAGAAAAGTGGCATATTCTATGTTAAAACGAATAAAAGTGCGCCGTTTGCGTTGGGACGAAATTGGCAAGATGCGGAATGA